Within Mytilus edulis chromosome 10, xbMytEdul2.2, whole genome shotgun sequence, the genomic segment TTGAATGGATATGGAATCACTTGTTTTTATCTAGGTATAAACATCCTGATATTTGTTGTTGCCATTGTGGCAGTACTACTGAATggtataataatatatattctaTTCGGAAGAGACTTCCGAGAGGATGTGTCATGTATTTTTATCAGTCATCTCGCATTGTCTGATTTTCTTAGTgctattcttttattttataacgTCATATACAAtcttatacattttaaacatttttacgaATGTGCTATCCGATTTGGTTTAGTAAATGGAGTATTTCTGAATTCTTCCGTCATTCTTCTATCTTTGACAGCCGAAAGATATGCCAAAATTCTGTTACCGTTTAAGTATACCAGCTTGATAACTCcagaaaaaactaaatattttatgatatcaagTTGGGTGGTATGTTTGGTTATATGCCAAGCCCCACTGTTTGGTTGGAATCAAGATACTTCAGAAGAGTATTGCCGATATTTTGGAGTGTTTACCAAGAATTTTTTGTTGATATACTGTGCTATTATGTGGATGATGTCATTCATGGTCTTTCTGATGTACTGTCATATTCTATGTATCGCTTTCAAACAGAATAACAGGATTAGAAGGGAAGATCACAGACAGATAAACAAACTACACACACATATTTGGTGGAAACCAACCAAAACAGCCATGATCATTGTTGGTATCAACGTTGTTTCTTGGCTTCCATCAGGTAGTTACACTATTCATTATTGTAAA encodes:
- the LOC139492650 gene encoding adenosine receptor A3-like, translated to MISSWVVCLVICQAPLFGWNQDTSEEYCRYFGVFTKNFLLIYCAIMWMMSFMVFLMYCHILCIAFKQNNRIRREDHRQINKLHTHIWWKPTKTAMIIVGINVVSWLPSGIFAVLVTTDHLDNLSLGQKGTILTYISSVIYLNCIANPLIYACKIKKVSRFLRKLFKVREHVTYVTEYDLKPESGEQLIVKEEHSIKNR